A single genomic interval of Nocardioides palaemonis harbors:
- a CDS encoding putative quinol monooxygenase: MSVTKGLLVRFDALPGKEDDVKEFLDSGRALVEDEQATTAWFAIRLGPTSFGIFDVFPDDAGRDAHLSGPVAVALGEQTGTLFSEPTIEKLDVLGSKLPA; this comes from the coding sequence ATGAGTGTGACCAAGGGATTGCTGGTCAGGTTTGACGCGTTGCCCGGCAAGGAGGACGACGTGAAGGAGTTCCTTGACAGCGGCCGTGCGCTTGTCGAGGACGAGCAGGCGACCACCGCGTGGTTCGCGATCCGCCTCGGGCCGACCTCGTTCGGGATCTTCGACGTGTTCCCCGATGACGCCGGACGTGACGCCCACCTGTCCGGCCCTGTTGCGGTAGCTCTCGGCGAGCAGACCGGCACGTTGTTCTCCGAACCGACGATCGAGAAGCTCGACGTGTTGGGCTCCAAACTCCCCGCCTGA
- a CDS encoding NAD(P)/FAD-dependent oxidoreductase — MTGTDDGVATTRSPEVAVIGGGIVGLSTAYALREQGVPVRLYEAGLPGAGQSAGESRIFRHAHDDPRLVAFARESRGVWDEWAEHFDVELVSSDGVVAIGDSALARLRVLDQVGGVKAYEIDAAELAQRIPLLAGYSGPAVLDESGGAIRTRTAITALAGALADAVTTAEVISIDPRADGTVEVRSVTDRAVYSKVVVCAGRETARLARSVGLSLPVRLAAHVRLTFDVKAAAPARVACLQDSSGVFGEFGVYATPLPGNSSYSVGLSETVGVRDDGTFIDPAAIRSLDERAREYVTRALPGLHPEPRDFLHCWVTDLPWSEDGVAVWEAGSVLFVAGHNLFKQAPALGRALARAATGEGLAAELEQGARLGEPQQ, encoded by the coding sequence ATGACAGGAACTGACGACGGCGTTGCCACGACGCGTTCACCCGAGGTAGCAGTGATCGGGGGCGGGATCGTCGGTCTGTCGACAGCGTACGCGCTGCGGGAGCAGGGCGTGCCGGTGCGCTTGTACGAGGCCGGTCTGCCCGGAGCGGGTCAGTCCGCAGGCGAGTCGCGGATCTTCCGGCATGCCCACGACGACCCGCGACTCGTCGCTTTCGCGCGCGAAAGCCGCGGCGTATGGGATGAGTGGGCCGAACACTTCGACGTCGAGCTGGTCTCATCAGACGGTGTCGTGGCGATCGGAGACAGCGCCCTGGCGCGGCTGCGGGTGCTCGACCAGGTCGGCGGCGTGAAAGCGTACGAGATCGATGCAGCCGAGCTCGCCCAGCGGATTCCGCTGCTCGCTGGGTACTCGGGGCCAGCGGTGCTCGACGAGTCGGGCGGCGCGATCCGCACCCGCACCGCGATCACGGCACTCGCGGGTGCCCTCGCAGATGCCGTCACCACCGCAGAGGTCATCTCCATCGATCCCCGCGCCGATGGGACGGTCGAGGTGCGCAGCGTCACCGACCGGGCTGTCTACTCCAAAGTGGTCGTGTGCGCCGGCCGCGAAACCGCCCGCCTGGCCCGCAGCGTCGGCCTGTCGCTGCCGGTTCGCCTTGCCGCACACGTCCGGCTGACCTTCGACGTGAAAGCCGCCGCCCCGGCACGAGTCGCGTGCCTACAGGACAGCAGCGGCGTCTTCGGCGAATTCGGCGTGTACGCGACGCCGCTACCGGGCAACAGCAGTTACTCGGTCGGACTCAGCGAGACCGTCGGCGTCCGCGACGACGGAACGTTCATCGACCCGGCGGCGATTCGATCGCTGGACGAACGCGCGCGCGAATACGTGACACGGGCGCTGCCCGGTCTCCACCCAGAGCCGCGCGACTTCCTTCATTGCTGGGTGACCGACCTCCCATGGAGCGAGGACGGCGTGGCCGTGTGGGAGGCAGGCTCTGTCCTGTTCGTGGCCGGTCACAATCTGTTCAAGCAGGCACCTGCGCTGGGTCGCGCTCTCGCCCGAGCCGCGACAGGTGAAGGTCTCGCCGCCGAGCTCGAGCAGGGGGCGCGCCTGGGTGAGCCACAGCAATAG
- a CDS encoding helix-turn-helix transcriptional regulator: protein MHGKRAITTDTALRLSKALGVDDRFWINIQTDYDLEVERDLHADDLAKVTALVPS, encoded by the coding sequence GTGCACGGCAAGCGCGCCATCACCACCGACACCGCCCTGCGCCTGTCCAAGGCCCTCGGCGTCGACGACCGCTTCTGGATCAACATCCAGACCGACTACGACCTCGAGGTCGAGCGCGACCTGCACGCCGACGACCTGGCCAAGGTCACCGCCCTGGTCCCGAGCTGA
- a CDS encoding ribbon-helix-helix protein, CopG family: MSPTRASAPGAEPMQVVAVRLTAEELAAVDAIAEREHISRSEAIRRALASSAA, from the coding sequence ATGTCACCTACTCGTGCATCAGCCCCTGGTGCCGAGCCGATGCAGGTCGTTGCAGTACGCCTCACAGCGGAGGAGCTCGCTGCGGTCGACGCGATCGCCGAGCGAGAGCACATCTCGAGATCCGAAGCAATCCGCAGGGCGCTGGCCAGCTCTGCGGCGTGA